From the Oligoflexus sp. genome, one window contains:
- a CDS encoding tetratricopeptide repeat protein encodes MQQYRDKRVAVVASTKEEGDILFHILRSFGIEQIRVMLDSREVLNLDPQETFHLFVLRHETTGLSGISLMQRIRASGHYGTENYLILVDSISEAMKPVFEEFDVRYVLPKPFTADRIASRLESLLRAESELNPFEITMRSARGAYYSGLLTMARELCLSLFRTHGYQERILTLLGEIALKEKKTSEARKFFTAALKVNPGFLPATHRMAVSHMYDRNFKEAASMLDELLPRNPLNLQLLADSGQASYEVGNHDKARLTMLHLKQLDEKDRLAADVLAKVAMAEGRVLDACRHLRKSHSDAELVQFLNNEGVRLSKEKDLDGAIRMYEQCLGEVHESEFAHAIYYNLGLAHAKRREHGPAAQYFQMALARKPDFVKAQQALARLEPIGA; translated from the coding sequence ATGCAGCAGTATCGAGATAAAAGGGTCGCCGTCGTCGCGAGCACGAAAGAGGAAGGGGATATCCTCTTCCATATCCTGCGTTCATTTGGAATCGAACAGATCCGGGTGATGCTGGACAGCCGGGAGGTTTTGAACCTGGACCCCCAGGAGACTTTCCACCTCTTCGTCCTCCGGCATGAAACCACAGGTCTATCCGGCATCAGTCTGATGCAGCGCATACGCGCCAGCGGGCATTATGGAACGGAGAACTATCTGATCCTGGTGGATTCCATTAGTGAAGCGATGAAGCCTGTCTTTGAGGAATTCGATGTCCGCTATGTCCTTCCCAAACCCTTCACGGCCGATCGGATTGCCAGTCGCCTGGAATCCCTTCTGCGGGCCGAGTCGGAATTGAATCCCTTCGAGATCACGATGCGCAGTGCGCGCGGAGCCTATTATTCCGGGCTTTTGACGATGGCTCGGGAACTCTGCCTCAGCCTTTTCCGAACCCATGGCTATCAGGAGCGGATCCTCACGCTCCTGGGCGAAATCGCTTTGAAGGAAAAGAAGACCAGCGAGGCGCGGAAGTTCTTCACCGCCGCTTTGAAAGTGAATCCAGGATTTTTGCCGGCGACCCATCGCATGGCCGTCTCGCATATGTATGACAGGAACTTTAAAGAGGCGGCGTCGATGCTCGATGAGCTTTTGCCGCGCAATCCCCTTAACCTTCAGCTGCTGGCGGATTCCGGCCAGGCCAGCTATGAGGTCGGCAATCACGATAAGGCCCGGCTCACCATGCTGCACCTGAAGCAGCTGGATGAAAAGGATCGCCTGGCTGCGGATGTGCTCGCCAAGGTTGCGATGGCCGAGGGCCGCGTGCTCGATGCCTGCCGTCATCTGCGCAAGAGTCATAGTGATGCTGAACTCGTGCAGTTTCTGAATAATGAAGGTGTACGTCTGTCCAAAGAAAAGGATCTGGATGGGGCCATTCGCATGTATGAACAGTGCCTGGGTGAGGTGCATGAAAGCGAGTTCGCCCATGCGATCTACTATAACCTGGGACTTGCTCATGCCAAGCGCCGGGAACACGGACCTGCGGCTCAGTATTTTCAGATGGCCCTGGCCCGGAAGCCGGATTTCGTGAAGGCCCAGCAGGCCCTGGCGCGACTGGAGCCGATCGGCGCGTGA